The following are encoded together in the Daucus carota subsp. sativus chromosome 5, DH1 v3.0, whole genome shotgun sequence genome:
- the LOC108220268 gene encoding peptide chain release factor 1, mitochondrial isoform X2: MEHKLSAIQHRSDYLQGLISQPEALPHECIKANKELRKLSASMDLINELRAKQKEIEDLKMLKSECQEDKSMQDMVMEELGQSMEEEKRLQNVLLKSLLPKDDADERDCILEVRAGTGGEEASLFAMDIFKMYERYSQKSGWKFEVVDITDSDLKGFKEASAAISGADVYGKLKFESGIHRVQRVPATEKSGRVHTSAVSVAILPQADEVDVHLKTEDLRIDTYRSGGSGGQHANTTNSAVRITHLPSGMTVAIQDERSQHMNKAKALKVLCAKLYELERSRASLNRSKLRMAQIGSGDRSERIRTYNFPQGRVTDHRVGITHHSIQDVMEGENLDFFIDALLLQQEMNALASFGCKQ; this comes from the exons ATGGAGCATAAGCTTTCCGCTATTCAACACCGAAGTGATTATCTCCAGGGCCTCATTAGTCAG CCAGAAGCCTTACCGCACGAGTGTATAAAGGCTAACAAGGAACTTCGTAAGCTTAGCGCCTCAATGGATCTCATTAACGAGTTGAGGGCTAAACAGAAG GAAATCGAGGATTTGAAGATGCTCAAAAGTGAATGTCAAGAAGATAAGTCTATGCAGGACATGGTTATGGAAGAACTTGGTCAGTCGATGGAAGAAGAGAAAAGACTGCAGAATGTTCTCTTAAAGTCATTATTGCCGAAGGATGATGCTGATGAACGTGATTGTATTTTGGAAGTGAGGGCAG GAACGGGAGGGGAAGAGGCTTCTCTGTTTGCAATGGACATATTTAAAAT GTATGAAAGATACTCGCAAAAGAGTGGTTGGAAGTTTGAAGTTGTAGATATTACTGACTCTGATCTTAAGGGTTTCAAG GAAGCTAGTGCAGCAATTTCTGGTGCTGATGTATATGGAAAACTTAAATTTGAAAGTGGAATACACAGAGTGCAG CGAGTTCCAGCAACAGAGAAATCTGGGCGTGTACACACTAGCGCAGTTTCAGTTGCCATCCTCCCTCAGGCAGACGAG GTAGATGTACATTTAAAGACCGAAGACCTAAGAATTGATACATATAGATCTGGTGGTTCAGGTGGTCAGCATGCAAATACTACAAACAGTGCTGTTAGGATAACCCACCTTCCATCAGGGATGACGGTTGCAATTCAAGATGAACGGTCCCAACATAtg AATAAAGCCAAAGCACTCAAGGTACTGTGTGCAAAGCTATATGAGTTGGAGAGATCAAGAGCTTCCCTTAATCGGTCCAAACTTCGTATGGCGCAG ATTGGCAGTGGAGATAGATCTGAACGTATCCGTACATATAACTTCCCACAAGGACGTGTCACAGATCACCGTGTTGGTATCACACACCATTCCATCCAAGATGTAATGGAGGGAGAGAATCTGGATTTCTTTATTGACGCTCTTCTTTTACAACAAGAAATGAATGCTCTGGCATCTTTTGGCTGTAAACAGTGA
- the LOC108220268 gene encoding peptide chain release factor 1, mitochondrial isoform X1 — protein MGIRDMLLRSRNIIKSIRHHQSTHKFCLSSSYSTELHPQFSSDLVNIMEHKLSAIQHRSDYLQGLISQPEALPHECIKANKELRKLSASMDLINELRAKQKEIEDLKMLKSECQEDKSMQDMVMEELGQSMEEEKRLQNVLLKSLLPKDDADERDCILEVRAGTGGEEASLFAMDIFKMYERYSQKSGWKFEVVDITDSDLKGFKEASAAISGADVYGKLKFESGIHRVQRVPATEKSGRVHTSAVSVAILPQADEVDVHLKTEDLRIDTYRSGGSGGQHANTTNSAVRITHLPSGMTVAIQDERSQHMNKAKALKVLCAKLYELERSRASLNRSKLRMAQIGSGDRSERIRTYNFPQGRVTDHRVGITHHSIQDVMEGENLDFFIDALLLQQEMNALASFGCKQ, from the exons ATGGGGATTCGAGATATGCTTCTTCGTTCTCGCAACATCATCAAATCAATACGGCACCACCAATCTACACACAAGTTTTGTTTATCTTCTTCATACTCCACTG AATTGCATCCTCAATTTTCTAGCGATCTGGTGAACATAATGGAGCATAAGCTTTCCGCTATTCAACACCGAAGTGATTATCTCCAGGGCCTCATTAGTCAG CCAGAAGCCTTACCGCACGAGTGTATAAAGGCTAACAAGGAACTTCGTAAGCTTAGCGCCTCAATGGATCTCATTAACGAGTTGAGGGCTAAACAGAAG GAAATCGAGGATTTGAAGATGCTCAAAAGTGAATGTCAAGAAGATAAGTCTATGCAGGACATGGTTATGGAAGAACTTGGTCAGTCGATGGAAGAAGAGAAAAGACTGCAGAATGTTCTCTTAAAGTCATTATTGCCGAAGGATGATGCTGATGAACGTGATTGTATTTTGGAAGTGAGGGCAG GAACGGGAGGGGAAGAGGCTTCTCTGTTTGCAATGGACATATTTAAAAT GTATGAAAGATACTCGCAAAAGAGTGGTTGGAAGTTTGAAGTTGTAGATATTACTGACTCTGATCTTAAGGGTTTCAAG GAAGCTAGTGCAGCAATTTCTGGTGCTGATGTATATGGAAAACTTAAATTTGAAAGTGGAATACACAGAGTGCAG CGAGTTCCAGCAACAGAGAAATCTGGGCGTGTACACACTAGCGCAGTTTCAGTTGCCATCCTCCCTCAGGCAGACGAG GTAGATGTACATTTAAAGACCGAAGACCTAAGAATTGATACATATAGATCTGGTGGTTCAGGTGGTCAGCATGCAAATACTACAAACAGTGCTGTTAGGATAACCCACCTTCCATCAGGGATGACGGTTGCAATTCAAGATGAACGGTCCCAACATAtg AATAAAGCCAAAGCACTCAAGGTACTGTGTGCAAAGCTATATGAGTTGGAGAGATCAAGAGCTTCCCTTAATCGGTCCAAACTTCGTATGGCGCAG ATTGGCAGTGGAGATAGATCTGAACGTATCCGTACATATAACTTCCCACAAGGACGTGTCACAGATCACCGTGTTGGTATCACACACCATTCCATCCAAGATGTAATGGAGGGAGAGAATCTGGATTTCTTTATTGACGCTCTTCTTTTACAACAAGAAATGAATGCTCTGGCATCTTTTGGCTGTAAACAGTGA
- the LOC108221613 gene encoding uncharacterized protein LOC108221613, with translation MSGDGKTPPAIAGAAKIQYRMAKTSVWWDIENCQVPRGFDVYGIAQNISSALAKMSYCGPISISAYGDILRIPKPVQEALNSTGISLNHVPAGVKDASDKKILVDMLLWAVDNPAPANYLLISGDRDFSNALHQLRMRRYNILLAQPPRASAALVAAAESVWLWATLLTGGYPLATGGFLQLGNNSNILHSAASQGLGRDASLSNKTAGSYSENIPSSNHRFIGPAVAGAENQPLITRALSVDTAQPENAPVRQIMSAPHEFFGVNKPVMPASISQPTQQLSFNMIDISSFPTSEVPSKISSISKSKLDNSMGKAPQCRKPSDYIEGLIGVVLLALHHLKLEKLIPSEANIKDCIRYGELKFRNIDVEKAINFAVEHQMIVKQSQGAVSLYVGRIERLWECVDTSGGNQYQYSKATWDGIQKFLCSSAGHSAMMASECRYQAGLILKTLCLKDLSLGEVLQILNMIITLKRWITHTEPGWQPITITIAESESNSSSGTDA, from the exons ATGTCAGGCGACGGGAAAACACCGCCGGCGATCGCCGGTGCAGCGAAAATACAGTACAGGATGGCGAAAACTTCGGTGTGGTGGGACATAGAGAACTGCCAGGTCCCAAGGGGATTCGATGTGTACGGAATAGCACAGAATATAAGCTCAGCACTGGCCAAAATGAGCTACTGCGGCCCCATTTCTATCTCTGCTTACGGTGATATTCTTCGCATTCCTAAACCTGTTCAAGAGGCTCTTAATAGTACTGGCATTTCACTTAATCACGTCCCTGCTG GTGTTAAGGATGCTAGTGACAAGAAAATCTTGGTTGATATGTTGTTATGGGCAGTCGACAATCCTGCTCCTGCAAATTATTTACTTATTTCTGGGGATAGGGATTTTTCTAATGCACTTCATCAATTGCGAATGCGGAGGTATAATATCCTCTTAGCCCAGCCCCCACGAGCATCTGCTGCACTCGTTGCAGCTGCAGAGAGTGTTTGGCTCTGGGCAACCCTTCTTACCGGAGGATATCCGTTGGCCACTGGTGGATTTTTGCAGCTTGGTAATAATAGCAATATTCTACACTCTGCAGCATCTCAGGGTCTAGGTCGGGATGCATCTCTATCAAACAAAACTGCAGGTTCGTATTCCGAAAATATACCCTCAAGTAATCATAGATTCATTGGTCCTGCAGTAGCTGGTGCAGAGAATCAGCCTCTTATAACAAGAGCCTTGAGTGTTGATACTGCCCAGCCTGAAAATGCCCCGGTGAGACAGATAATGAGCGCTCCTCATGAATTTTTTGGAGTTAATAAGCCTGTAATGCCTGCAAGTATCTCGCAACCAACACAGCAGCTGTCTTTTAACATGATAGATATTAGCAGTTTTCCAACTTCTGAGGTTCCATCTAAAATATCATCAATTTCCAAGAGCAAATTGGACAATAGCATGGGCAAAGCTCCACAGTGCCGAAAGCCTTCTGACTACATAGAAGGCCTTATAGGTGTCGTTTTACTTGCTTTGCACCATCTGAAGCTGGAAAAGCTAATACCCTCGGAAGCAAACATAAAGGACTGTATTCGTTATGGTGAGTTGAAGTTCCGTAATATCGATGTCGAGAAGGCTATAAATTTTGCAGTTGAGCACCAGATGATAGTGAAACAAAGTCAGGGGGCAGTGTCTCTGTATGTAGGTCGGATTGAGAGACTGTGGGAATGTGTGGACACTAGTGGTGGCAACCAGTATCAGTATTCCAAAGCTACGTGGGATGGGATTCAGAAGTTTTTATGTTCCTCAGCTGGTCATTCAGCAATGATGGCTTCTGAGTGCAG GTATCAAGCAGGTTTGATTCTGAAAACATTATGTTTGAAAGATCTTTCACTGGGTGAGGTATTACAGatattaaatatgataataactTTGAAGAGATGGATTACGCATACTGAGCCTGGATGGCAACCCATCACAATTACCATTGCAGAGAGTGAAAGTAATTCAAGTTCTGGTACTGATGCTTGA